DNA from Microbacterium sp. SORGH_AS_0969:
GCTTGTCCGCCTCGGTCAGCTGCGAGTAGGGGACGAAGCCCGCGTCGGCCGAACCATGTGCCGCGAGAGCAGCCTCGAGGTCGGCGTATCCCTTGTCGATGCGGGCGACGAGTTCAGCGCCCTTGTCGCCCTTCGACTCGGCGAAGTCGCGCACGAGCGAGAAGGCCATCTTCGACCCCTCGACGTTCGCCGCGAAGTCGTAGAGGTCGGTCCCCGACCACCAGTCCTCTTCACCGCTGATCTTGCCGCTCGCGACCTCGTCGAGCAGCGCGATCGCGCCGTTCGAGATGCCCGCGACGCCCTGCGCGTCGAGGGCCTGCGTGAACTCGTCGCCGTGGACGTAGTCGTACAGCTCCTGGACGTCGGAGACGAGCTTGTCGCCGTGCGTCTTGCGCTCGTCGGGGGTCGACGGGGTCCAGTCCTTCCAGGCGGGCGTCTCACCGTCGGCGTTCAACGCGTCCTGCGCGGGGACCCAGAGGTCCTTCTCGATGCGGTGGAACCCGGTCCAATCCAGCCCCTCGGCCACCGCGTCGACCTCGCGGTAGTCGATGCGGGGGTCGAGGTCGCCGAGCGCCTCGGCGATCGGCTCGATCCGCTCGTAGTATGCGCGGACGCGGGGGAACTGCTCCTTCGCGGCGGCGTCGTCTCCCGACTCGTACGCGGCCGTGAAGGTCTTCACGGCGGGGAGCAGCTGACCGACCTGGTCCTTGACGAACGCGGCGTAGAGGTCGACCGCCTGCTGCTTCTGCTCGGCATCCGGGCGCCCTCGACGGCAACGGCGTCGCCGGTGACCGAGAAGCTCGCCTTGCCGACGCCGTCGCCGACCATTCCGGGCTTGCAGAGGGTGAAGTAGTCACCGGGCTGAGCCACGACGGTGAGGTTGCGCGACGCGCCGGGGGCGATGTTCTCGACCTCACCCACGATACGGAGGCCGTCGGATGCCAGCAGGTAGAACTCCGTGACCTGGTCGCTCTTGTTGCTCACGTCGAACGCGACGGTGCCGCTGGGCGCCGAGGCGGACGAGACCGCGCAGCCGTCGTCGGTCGAGGTGACGGTCAGGGCTCCGGAGGCGGCCGCGTCGGTCTTGGCGACGCAGCCGGAGAGGACGAGGGCGGCCGCGCCGGCCACGGCCGCAGCCGCGAGGAGGCGAGTCGGGGTCATGATGCTCCATTCGGATGGGTGACGGATGCCGTGGCGTCGGGCACGCGAGCGGCGTCGGGAGTTCGTGGGGTGGCGGATGCCACAGGAGGGGGCACGGCCGAAGAGGTCGCGGACGCGGTGCCATCCGACGCGGGCGCGGCGGGCGCAGCGGCAGCGGACGCTGCGGCGTCGGAAGCGACGACTCCGGACGCGAGGACCTCACGCGCGACGGGCTTCGGCCGGCGGTTCGCGCGCACGCCGCGCACGAACAGCGGCACGACCACCGCCATGTAGATGGCCCAGGCGATGACCTGCAGCCACGTCATGGCCGGCATGAAACCGACCGTGGCCTGCAGGAGAGCCGCAAGCGGGCTCGTCGGCGCGATGACGTGGGAGATGTCGAAGGCCCAGCCGAAGGGAAAGCCCGCCCAGCCCGTCGCGGCGCCGCCGGTGACGGGGTCGATCGTGGCGCTGGCACCGAACGGGCCGGGCAGCGCTCCCCCTTCTTGCAGGTCGTGAATCGCGTAGGCGAGCACGCCGGCGGCCACCACGACGAGGAAGCCTCCTGTCCAGGTGAAGAAGCGCGCGAGGTTCAGGCGCAGCATTCCGCGTGCGATGAGCCAGCCCAGCACGACGGCGGCGACCAAGCCCAGCAGAGCACCGACCAGGGCAATGGCTTGCTCGCCGAAGGACTGCACCATTGCCCACAGCAGCAGCGTGGTCTCGACCCCCTCGCGCGCGACCGAGACGAAGCCGATCGCGACGAGCGCCCAGACCCCGCCGCGCAGGGCCTTGTCGACGCCACCCTCGAGCCCCGCTTTCAGCGTGCGCCCGGCTTTCTGCATCCAGAAGATCATCCAGGTGACCATCGCGACGGCGAGCAGCGACAGTCCCCCGCCGAGGAGCTCCTGGGCCTCGAAAGTGAGCATGTAGGCGCCGAAGGTGAAGATCGCGCCGACGGTCAGCGCCAGGGCGATCGCGAGGCCGACACCGGTCCACAGCTTGGGCAGAGCGTCACGACGGTCCAGGCGGGTGAGGTACGCGACGAGGATGCCGACGACGAGTGCCGCTTCGAGGCCTTCACGGAGGCCGATGAGGAACGTGGCGAAGAAGCTTGCGAGCACGGGCGGGATTCCGACTTTCGGTTTCGGGGTGGGCGCCGCGGCACTGCGGGAAGGTAAGGGCAGCCTCACCTGACCTGGAAACGATACGCAATTCCATGGCTAATTCGCACCCCGCCGATCGGCGGGGTTTGCGATCACGGACGTCACACACGCTCCACCCCCGTCTTTTCGCGGCGCCGAGGGGATGGCATCCTGTTCGATGGCCTCCGCGGATGCTGCATCCGGTGCGGACGGTAACCATCGGCAACATTCACACGATCCCGCGCGGATCGACCTAGCCTCGTCGCATGTCCGACCTGAATCTCCCCGTCCTCGACCTCTCGCTCCTCGATCAGGGGCCGGATGCCGCCGCTCGCTTCCGCGACGAGTTGCGGGCCGCGACCCATGACGTCGGCTTCTTCTACCTGACGGGCACCGGCGTCAGCCCCGAGCTGGAGGCGAAACTCCTGCAGGCGGCGAAGGACTTCTTCGCCCTGCCCGAGGCCGACAAGCTCGCGATCGAGAACGTCACGAGCCCCCACTTCCGCGGCTACACGCGGGTCGGCGGCGAGCGCACGCAGGGCCGCGTCGACTGGCGAGAGCAGATCGACATCGGACCTGAGCGCGCGGCGATCGACGACCCCGAGGGCCCGGGGCACAACCGACTGGTCGGCCCGAACCTCTGGCCGGCCGCGCAGCCCGAGCTGAAGGAGGTCGTCACCGAGTGGCACGACCACCTGACCGGCGTCGCCCGGAAGCTGCTGCGCGCGTGGGCCCTCGCCCTGGGCGCCGAGGAGCAGTACTTCGACCGCCACTTCGGCGACCCGCAGACCCTCATCAAGATCGTGCGCTACCCCGGCAAGGACGACCCGACGCCCCAGCAGGGCGTGGGCGCGCACAAGGACTCGGGCGTTCTGACCCTGCTGTGGGTCGAGCCCGGGAAGGGCGGTCTGCAGGTCGAGCGAGACGGCGAGTGGGTCGACGCTCCCCCGGTGCCCGGCGCGTTCGTGGTGAACATCGGCGAGCTGCTCGAGTACGCCACCCAGGGCTACCTCACGGCCACGAACCACCGCGTGATCTCGCCGACCTACCCCGACGAGCGCATCTCGGTGCCGTTCTTCTTCAACCCCGCCCTCGACGCGCGCCTGCCGATCATCGAGCTGCCCGAGGAATTGGCATCCGAGGTCCGCGGCGTCACGGACGACCCGACGAACCCCATCCACGCGACGTACGGCGAGAACGCCCTCAAGTCGCGCCTGCGCGCCCACCCCGACGTGGCCGAGCGCTGGCACGCTGACCTCCTGGCCGCGCGCGCCGCGTCCTGAGCCCGCCGCGCCGACGTCCGAGCTCGGTGCCCGAGTCCGTCGCCGTGGCCGCGGATCACGGCCCCGGCCACACGCATAAACGCGATCCACTCACAGAAACACGTGCACAGCGCGTTTATGTGAGCGGATCGCGTTTATGCGTGGCGGGGCGCCAGTCCACGGCATCCGGGAATGACGAAGGCCGCCCCACACCGTGGGGCGGCCTTCCAAGAATGTTTTGCGCGATTGAACGCTGGTGCGATTAGCGACGCAGACCGAGACGCTCGATGAGCGAGCGGTAACGGTTGATGTCGACGTCCTGCAGGTAACCCAGCAGGCGACGGCGCTGACCGACGAGCAGGAAGAGTCCACGGCGCGAGTGGTGGTCGTGCTTGTGGATCTTGAGGTGCTCGGTGAGGTCCTTGATGCGCTGCGTCATCATCGCGACCTGCACCTCGGGGGATCCGGTGTCACCGGGGTGCGTCGCGTACTCTTCGATGATCGCCTTCTTGACGTCTGCTTCCAGTGCCATAGGTGATCCCCTTCCTCTTCGTTGCGCGGCGCCCGACGCCTGATGCGTGGGCTCTCTTTATCCGCGGCCGATCGAACGGCAACCGCATGAGTCTACCAGCATCGGGATGCCGCCACCGCACCGCTCCGCACCCGGCGCCGCCGCACACTGCCCGTGGCTCAGATGCATGACGGGTGGGGCTGGTGGTGTCTCGACAGCGCCCCATGGAATCGCCTTCCCCACCGGTCATGCATCCGGACCACCACCGCCCCGATGTCGGAGGCCTGGCGTAGCCTCGATTCGTGCAGCTCACGGTCCGCGTCAAGCCCGGCAGTCGACGCGGTCCCCTCGTCGAAGACACCGCGGACGGTCTCGTCGTGCACGTGCGCGAGCGCGCGGTCGACGGGGCAGCGAACGCGGGCGTCGTGAAGGCCCTGGCCGCGCACTTCGGAGTCGCTCCCCGCGACGTCGAGATCCTGCGAGGGCACACGGCGCGCATCAAGCGCGTCGAGGTCCACGCGTGACCGCCCGCCGGAGCGCGTTCATCGACCTGCGCCCGCTGACGACATCCCCCGCCTTCGCCCGCCTGTGGATCGGGTCGACGCTCGCGGGCCTCGGCGGACAGCTCACCGTCGTGGCGGTCATGCTGCACGTGTTCGAGCTGACGCAGAGCACCTTCGCCGTGTCGATGATCGCTGTGGCGGGGCTGCTCCCGATGATCCTCGCCGGACTGTACGGCGGCATGCTCGCCGACGCGTTCGACCGGCGCACCGTGGCGCTCCTCGCGGCCGTGGTCACGTTCGTCTCGACCGCGCTGCTGGCGGCCCTCGCCTGGACGGGCCTCGAGACGGTCGGGTGGCTGTTCGTCCTGAGCGTCGTGAACTCCGCGGCGAACTCGATCGTCATGGCGACCAAGTCGGCGATCACCCCGCGGCTGATTCCGCGCGAGCTGCTGCCGGCGGCCGCAGCCCTGCAGGGCGTCACCGTCGGGATCATGGTCATGGCCGGCCCCGCGCTGGCCGGTGTTCTCGTCGCCGTCGCGGGCTATGCCTGGACGTACTCGCTCGACGTGCTGCTGATGACGTCGCTGTTCCTCGGGCTCTGGTCGCTTCCGCGCCTGCGTCCCGAGGGTGAGGTCGTACGCCCTGGTCTCGAATCCCTCCGCGACGGCGCCCGCTTCCTCCGCCGCGCCCCGAACATCCGCCCTGCAGTACATCCTCGACATCATCGCGATGACGTTCGGTCAGCCCGTGACGCTCTTCCCCGCGATCGGCGCCGTGCTCCTCGGCGGCGGAGCGATCACCACCGGGGTTCTCACCGCGGCCGTCGCCGCCGGTGCCTTCCTCTCTAGCCTCTTCTCCGGCCCCATCGGGCGCGTCCGCCGCCAAGGCCTCGGGATCGAGCGGGCCATCCAGGTCTACGGGCTGTCCATCGGACTGTTCGGCGTGGTTCTCGTCGCCGCCAGCCTCGGGTGGCTCCGTCCCGATGTCGTCGACGAGACCCATGCCGCGGTCGCGCTGATCGTTCTGGCGGCGGTCACGCTCGCCGTCTCCGGCGCGGCCGACAACGTCAGCGCGATCTACCGCTCGACGATGATGCAGGCGGCGGTCCCGGATGCCATGCGCGGACGACTCCAGGGCATCTTCATCGTCGTGGTGGCCGGTGGCCCCCGCGTCGGAGCGCTCTACGCCGGCACCCTCGCGACACTCACGGCGCTCTGGGTACCGCCCCTGTTCGGCGGCATCCTGATCCTCGCGCTCGTCGGCACGCTCGTGCGCTTCTCGCCGCGGTTCCGGCAGTACGACGCGCTCGACCCTCAGCCCTGAGCCGCGCCACGCATAAACGCCATCCGCGCACGGAAACACGGTGTGCTCGTGTTTCTGCGCGCCAGAAGCGTTTATGGGCGGGACCAGCCCGGCCGGCGGGGCCCGGCGCCGGGCGCACGCACCCGGCACCGCGTCTGCCGAATCTCAGCGGATTTCCGCCGTCGCACTCCCCGACGGCGCGCGGCGCTGCACCTCGGCCGTATCGTCGGGATCGTGGCATCCTCTTCCTCCCCGTCCCCCGTCTCGATCGCCGTGCAGTTCGTGCTCACCGGCATCGTGTGGGGCTCGAGCTTCCTCTTCATCGCGATCGCGCTCGACGGCATGACCCCGGCGCAGGTCGCGGGCGGTCGCCTGCTCTTCGGCGCTCTCGCACTGGCGGCGATCGTCGCGATCCGTCGCGAGCGCCTTCCGCGGGACGGTCGCGTCTGGGGCCACCTGAGCGTGCTCTCGCTCAGCTTCTGCGTCGTGCCGTTCCTGCTGTTCGCGTGGGCGGAGCAGCACGTGTCATCGGGGCTGGCAAGCATCTTCAACGCGACCACGCCGATCATGACCGCGATCATGGCGTGGGCGGTGTTCCGCGTCGAGAGCCTCAAGGTCGGCCAACTCGTCGGGATCGCGATCGGCATCCTCGGCGTCGTCGTCATCATCGCGCCCGGGGCGATCGCCGATGTCGGCGGCAGCACGATCGCACAGCTCGCCCTCCTCGGCGCGACGGCCTGCTACGGCTTCAGCCTCGCGTACATGCGCCGCTTCCTCGGTGACACGGGTCTCTCGGGCATCGCCTTCGCGTTCGGCTACATCGGCCCCGCCGCCGCGTTCATGGTGCTGTTGTCGCCGCTGATCCTCGCCGAACCGATGCACCTCACACTCCCGGTCGTGGGCAGCATCGTCGCTCTCGGCGTGCTCGGCACCGGGATCGCCTACGTCTGGAACCAGAACACCCTGCGCGCCTGGGGTCCCACCCGCGCCTCGACCGTGACCTACATCACCCCGGTGGTCGGGGTGGCTCTCGGCATCCTGATCCTCGGCGAGCGCATCTCGTGGAACGAGCCGGTGGGCGCGGCCGTGGTCTTCCTCGGCATTCTGCTCGTGCAGCAGCGGCTGCGCCTCTCGCGCCGCGCCCGCGTCTGACCTGTCCGAGACCGCGCCCGCGAACGACGAAGGCCCGGATGCCGTGGCATCCGGGCCTTCGAGGAGATCACGCCTGCAGAGCGAACTGCAGGTCGAGCTCGATGGTGACGTCCTTGCCGACGAGGACGCCGCCGGTCTCGAGGGCGGCGTTCCACGTCAGACCGAAGTCCTCGCGGTTGATGACCGTCTTGGCGGTCGCGCCGGCCTTGTAGTTGCCCCACGGGTCGGTGCCGAAGCCGCCGAAGTCGATGGAGAAGGTGGCGGGCTTGCTGACGCCGCGGATGGTGAGCTCGCCGTCGACGAGGAAGTCGCCGTCCTCGACGCGGACGCCGGTCGAGCGGAAGTCCATGGTCGGGTAGGTCTCGGTGTCGAAGAACTCGGCCGAGCGCAGGTGCTGGTCGCGGCCCTCGTCCTTGGTGTCGACGGAGGTCACGTCGACGGAGGCCTCGACGGTGGCCTCGAGCGGGTTCTCGGGGGCGACGAGGGTCGCGCTCTTCATGCCGAAGGTGCCGCGCACCTTGGAGATCATCATGTGACGGACGGTGAAGGTCACCTCGCTGTGCGAGGGGTCGAGCACCCAGGTGCCCGCCTTGTAACCGGGGATGTCGAGGGTCGTTGCGTCGGTCATGTCACTCCTAAAGGTCTGGGGAGCCGAATCGGCGTCCTGCGGGGTGGAAACTCCCATTCACACGAATGTATTCCACGATCGTGAAAAAAGACGAACCCGAGGGTGCCGCAGCCCCCTCGGGTTCGTGAACATCGGATGTCGTCAGCCGACCTTGAGCAGGTCGATGATGAAGATGAGGGTCTTGCCCCCGAGGAAGTGGCCGCCGGCGGGACCGTAGGCGAGGTGCGGGGGGATCACGAGCTCGCGGCGTCCGCCGACCTTCATACCCGGGATGCCGTCCTGCCAGCCCTGGATCAGGCCGCGGAGGGGGAACTGGATGCTCTCGCCCCGGCCCCACGACGAGTCGAACTCTTCGCCCGACTCGTACTCGACACCGGCGTAGTGCACGGTGACGGTGTCGCCGGGCTTGGCCTCGTCGCCGTCGCCGACGATGATGTCGCGGATGACGAGGTCGGAGGGGGCGGGGCCGCTGGGAGCGTCGAACTCCGGCTTGGTGCGATCAGTCATGGGTCCATCCAAGCACGCCCGGCCCCTTCGAAAAGCCCCTGGACAAAGACTCAGCGCCCGGTGCCGCGGCGATGCCTGCGTGTCTCCCGGGCGCTGAGTTGGCCTACATCGATGGTGCTCCGGCGTCGAGGCGCTGTCAAGACCCCGGTGCGGCGGACGCCGGCGCGGGGTACAGGAAGCAGCAACGGGTCACCCCCACCTCACGGCGCGAGCAACGCCGCGCGTGCCGCCGTCGTCCGCTCCAGCAGCTGACGCTCGGTCGCCACCGCGTGCGGATCCCGGCCCGAGAGCGCGCGCTGTCGCGCGGCCGCGAGGGCGGTGGCATCCACGATGAAGCTGTTCATGATGCCGGAGCGGTCGCCGCGCAGCGTGCGCGCCCAGGCCACCGCCGAGCGGCGTCCGGGGGCGGTGGCGAGCATCTCGACCTCTTGCGGGGTGAACCACCCGGCGTCGGCGTATTCGCCGAGGCGGGCGCGGGTGAGCCGGGACTCCTCACGGCGGAGCAGCAGGATGCCGACGATGAACGCCACGAACAACGGCACCTGCAGCGTGGCGTAGACCTCGAAGAAGTTGAAGAACGTCGCCGATCCGTTCCACACCGCGTGCAGCACGATCGCCCCGATCAGTCCGGGAACGGCGTAGCTCAGCGCCTGGCCCGTCCGCAGCGACCGCCGCGCCGCC
Protein-coding regions in this window:
- the efeU gene encoding iron uptake transporter permease EfeU encodes the protein MLASFFATFLIGLREGLEAALVVGILVAYLTRLDRRDALPKLWTGVGLAIALALTVGAIFTFGAYMLTFEAQELLGGGLSLLAVAMVTWMIFWMQKAGRTLKAGLEGGVDKALRGGVWALVAIGFVSVAREGVETTLLLWAMVQSFGEQAIALVGALLGLVAAVVLGWLIARGMLRLNLARFFTWTGGFLVVVAAGVLAYAIHDLQEGGALPGPFGASATIDPVTGGAATGWAGFPFGWAFDISHVIAPTSPLAALLQATVGFMPAMTWLQVIAWAIYMAVVVPLFVRGVRANRRPKPVAREVLASGVVASDAAASAAAAPAAPASDGTASATSSAVPPPVASATPRTPDAARVPDATASVTHPNGAS
- a CDS encoding DMT family transporter encodes the protein MASSSSPSPVSIAVQFVLTGIVWGSSFLFIAIALDGMTPAQVAGGRLLFGALALAAIVAIRRERLPRDGRVWGHLSVLSLSFCVVPFLLFAWAEQHVSSGLASIFNATTPIMTAIMAWAVFRVESLKVGQLVGIAIGILGVVVIIAPGAIADVGGSTIAQLALLGATACYGFSLAYMRRFLGDTGLSGIAFAFGYIGPAAAFMVLLSPLILAEPMHLTLPVVGSIVALGVLGTGIAYVWNQNTLRAWGPTRASTVTYITPVVGVALGILILGERISWNEPVGAAVVFLGILLVQQRLRLSRRARV
- a CDS encoding FKBP-type peptidyl-prolyl cis-trans isomerase is translated as MTDRTKPEFDAPSGPAPSDLVIRDIIVGDGDEAKPGDTVTVHYAGVEYESGEEFDSSWGRGESIQFPLRGLIQGWQDGIPGMKVGGRRELVIPPHLAYGPAGGHFLGGKTLIFIIDLLKVG
- the rpsO gene encoding 30S ribosomal protein S15, translating into MALEADVKKAIIEEYATHPGDTGSPEVQVAMMTQRIKDLTEHLKIHKHDHHSRRGLFLLVGQRRRLLGYLQDVDINRYRSLIERLGLRR
- a CDS encoding DUF167 domain-containing protein; this translates as MQLTVRVKPGSRRGPLVEDTADGLVVHVRERAVDGAANAGVVKALAAHFGVAPRDVEILRGHTARIKRVEVHA
- a CDS encoding YceI family protein — translated: MTDATTLDIPGYKAGTWVLDPSHSEVTFTVRHMMISKVRGTFGMKSATLVAPENPLEATVEASVDVTSVDTKDEGRDQHLRSAEFFDTETYPTMDFRSTGVRVEDGDFLVDGELTIRGVSKPATFSIDFGGFGTDPWGNYKAGATAKTVINREDFGLTWNAALETGGVLVGKDVTIELDLQFALQA
- a CDS encoding isopenicillin N synthase family oxygenase, coding for MSDLNLPVLDLSLLDQGPDAAARFRDELRAATHDVGFFYLTGTGVSPELEAKLLQAAKDFFALPEADKLAIENVTSPHFRGYTRVGGERTQGRVDWREQIDIGPERAAIDDPEGPGHNRLVGPNLWPAAQPELKEVVTEWHDHLTGVARKLLRAWALALGAEEQYFDRHFGDPQTLIKIVRYPGKDDPTPQQGVGAHKDSGVLTLLWVEPGKGGLQVERDGEWVDAPPVPGAFVVNIGELLEYATQGYLTATNHRVISPTYPDERISVPFFFNPALDARLPIIELPEELASEVRGVTDDPTNPIHATYGENALKSRLRAHPDVAERWHADLLAARAAS